In Cervus canadensis isolate Bull #8, Minnesota chromosome 6, ASM1932006v1, whole genome shotgun sequence, one DNA window encodes the following:
- the LACTB gene encoding serine beta-lactamase-like protein LACTB, mitochondrial isoform X1: protein MYRLLSAVTARAATTGGCAWGCGRRAVHQRAGLPPLGPGWVGGLGLGLGLALGVKLAGGLRGASPAPPAAAPDPEAPPQAEPLQPLEQPLAPWSPQTPAPPHARHFARAIDSSRDLLHRIKDEVGAPGIVVGVSVDGKEVWSEGLGYADVENRVPCKPETVMRIASISKSLTMVAIAKLWEAGKLDLDIPVQHYVPEFPEKEYEGEKVSVTTRLLISHLSGIRHYEKDMKKVKEEKAYKALKMMKGLMESDQEKELKEKGGKSNEKNDFAKAKVEQDSETKGRNSKPCKKKNDFEQGELYLKEKFENSIESLRLFKNDPLFFKPGSQFLYSTFGYTLLAAIVERASGYKYLDYMQKIFHDLDMLTTVQEENEPVIYNRARFYVYNKKKRLVNTPYVDNSYKWAGGGFLSTVGDLLKFGNAMLYGYQVGLFKNSNENLLPGYLKPETMLMIWTPVPNTEMSWDKEGKYAMAWGVVEKKQTYGSCRKQRHYASHTGGAVGASSVLLVLPEELDADALNNKVPPRGIVVSIICNMQSVGLNNTALKIALEFDKDRSDVP, encoded by the exons ATGTACCGGCTTCTGTCTGCCGTGACGGCCAGGGCCGCGACCACCGGGGGCTGCGCCTGGGGCTGTGGGCGGCGTGCGGTTCATCAGCGCGCCGGGCTGCCGCCACTCGGCCCCGGGTGGGTCGGGGGCctcgggctggggctggggctggcacTTGGGGTGAAGCTGGCTGGCGGGCTGAGGGGCGCATCCCCCGCGCCACCTGCCGCGGCCCCCGACCCCGAGGCGCCGCCTCAGGCCGAGCCGCTGCAGCCGCTGGAACAGCCACTCGCCCCGTGGTCTCCGCAGACCCCGGCGCCGCCGCACGCCAGGCACTTCGCCAGAGCCATCGACAGCAGCCGCGACCTCCTGCACAGGATCAAG GATGAGGTGGGCGCACCGGGCATCGTAGTTGGAGTCTCTGTAGATGGAAAAGAAGTCTGGTCAGAAG GTTTAGGTTATGCTGACGTTGAGAACCGTGTACCATGCAAGCCAGAGACAGTTATGAGAATTGCCAGTATCAGCAAAAGCCTCACCATGGTTGCTATTGCCAAACTGTGGGAAGCAGGGAAACTGGATCTTGATATTCCAGTTCAACATTATGTTCCTGAATTCccagaaaaagaatatgaaggTGAAAAG GTGTCTGTTACAACAAGATTATTGATTTCCCACTTAAGTGGAATTCGTCATTATGAAAAGGACATgaaaaaggtgaaagaagagaaagcttATAAAGCCTTAAAGATGATGAAAGGGTTGATGGAATCTGACCAAgaaaaagagttaaaagaaaaaggaggcaaaagcaatgaaaagaatgaCTTTGCTAAAGCTAAGGTAGAGCAAGATAGTGAAACCAAAGGCCGAAATTCAAAACCttgcaagaaaaagaatgattttgAACAAGGTGaattatatttgaaagaaaaatttgaaaattcaatTGAATCtctaagattatttaaaaatgaccCTTTGTTCTTCAAACCTG GTAGTCAGTTTTTGTATTCAACTTTTGGCTATACCCTACTGGCAGCCATAGTAGAAAGAGCTTCAGGATATAAATATTTGGACTATATGCAGAAAATATTCCATGACTTGGATATGCTGACAACTGTGCAGGAGGAAAATGAGCCAGTGATTTACAATAGAGCAAG attttatgtttacaataaaaagaaacgCCTTGTCAACACACCTTACGTGGATAACTCCTATAAATGGGCTGGTGGTGGATTTCTGTCTACAGTGGGTGACCTTCTGAAATTTGGGAATGCGATGCTGTATGGTTACCAAGTCGGGCTGTTTAAGAACTCAAATGAAAATCTTTTACCCGGATATCTTAAACCAGAAACAATGCTTATGATTTGGACGCCAGTCCCTAATACAGAGATGTCTTGGGATAAAGAGGGTAAATACGCGATGGCGTGGGGCGTGGTGGAAAAGAAGCAGACATATGGCTCTTGCAGGAAGCAGCGGCACTACGCCTCCCACACCGGGGGCGCAGTGGGTGCAAGTAGTGTCCTGCTGGTCCTTCCCGAAGAACTGGATGCAGACGCTCTAAATAACAAGGTCCCCCCAAGAGGAATAGTTGTTTCTATCATATGTAACATGCAGTCTGTTGGCCTCAACAACACTGCTTTAAAGATTGCTCTGGAATTTGATAAAGACAGATCAGACGTACCTTAA
- the LACTB gene encoding serine beta-lactamase-like protein LACTB, mitochondrial isoform X2, which produces MYRLLSAVTARAATTGGCAWGCGRRAVHQRAGLPPLGPGWVGGLGLGLGLALGVKLAGGLRGASPAPPAAAPDPEAPPQAEPLQPLEQPLAPWSPQTPAPPHARHFARAIDSSRDLLHRIKDEVGAPGIVVGVSVDGKEVWSEGLGYADVENRVPCKPETVMRIASISKSLTMVAIAKLWEAGKLDLDIPVQHYVPEFPEKEYEGEKVSVTTRLLISHLSGIRHYEKDMKKVKEEKAYKALKMMKGLMESDQEKELKEKGGKSNEKNDFAKAKVEQDSETKGRNSKPCKKKNDFEQGELYLKEKFENSIESLRLFKNDPLFFKPVSFCIQLLAIPYWQP; this is translated from the exons ATGTACCGGCTTCTGTCTGCCGTGACGGCCAGGGCCGCGACCACCGGGGGCTGCGCCTGGGGCTGTGGGCGGCGTGCGGTTCATCAGCGCGCCGGGCTGCCGCCACTCGGCCCCGGGTGGGTCGGGGGCctcgggctggggctggggctggcacTTGGGGTGAAGCTGGCTGGCGGGCTGAGGGGCGCATCCCCCGCGCCACCTGCCGCGGCCCCCGACCCCGAGGCGCCGCCTCAGGCCGAGCCGCTGCAGCCGCTGGAACAGCCACTCGCCCCGTGGTCTCCGCAGACCCCGGCGCCGCCGCACGCCAGGCACTTCGCCAGAGCCATCGACAGCAGCCGCGACCTCCTGCACAGGATCAAG GATGAGGTGGGCGCACCGGGCATCGTAGTTGGAGTCTCTGTAGATGGAAAAGAAGTCTGGTCAGAAG GTTTAGGTTATGCTGACGTTGAGAACCGTGTACCATGCAAGCCAGAGACAGTTATGAGAATTGCCAGTATCAGCAAAAGCCTCACCATGGTTGCTATTGCCAAACTGTGGGAAGCAGGGAAACTGGATCTTGATATTCCAGTTCAACATTATGTTCCTGAATTCccagaaaaagaatatgaaggTGAAAAG GTGTCTGTTACAACAAGATTATTGATTTCCCACTTAAGTGGAATTCGTCATTATGAAAAGGACATgaaaaaggtgaaagaagagaaagcttATAAAGCCTTAAAGATGATGAAAGGGTTGATGGAATCTGACCAAgaaaaagagttaaaagaaaaaggaggcaaaagcaatgaaaagaatgaCTTTGCTAAAGCTAAGGTAGAGCAAGATAGTGAAACCAAAGGCCGAAATTCAAAACCttgcaagaaaaagaatgattttgAACAAGGTGaattatatttgaaagaaaaatttgaaaattcaatTGAATCtctaagattatttaaaaatgaccCTTTGTTCTTCAAACCTG TCAGTTTTTGTATTCAACTTTTGGCTATACCCTACTGGCAGCCATAG